The following nucleotide sequence is from Roseivirga sp. BDSF3-8.
CTTTAGCATATACATAAGTAAGTGAATCGCCTTGATTATGCAGCGTCTCAAGCGGCACATATACGGCATCAGGAATCACCTCTGTAATGATCACATTGCTGGTGGTCATGGCCGGACGTAGCGTAGTATCTGTTTCCATCAATTCAACCGACACCTCAAACACCTTTGCATCGGAGTTAGGCCTTTGTTCCCCCACATTAGCCACCCGGCTTACCATACCACTATACTGCTTCTCAGGAAAAGCATCCAGGCCTATCTTTACTTTCTGCCCGGCCTTTACCTTCCGGATATCCACCTCATTCACATAAGTTTTAGAGATCATCTTAGTAAGGTCAGGAAGTGTGGCAACCGTAGGGTCCCACGGACCGATCACAGCGCCTTTAGCTCGTTTTTGACCATTAAATTCTCTATGGTAGATTAGCATTCCGGGCTCTGGAGCAGTTATGACAAAGTCACTTTCCAGTTTTTCTAAAAAAGTAAGTTCGTTCTGCGTTTCTCCTAGCTTTGCCGCAGCTTCTCTCATTTTGGCAGCAGCCTTTTCTCTTTTCAAATTATAATCACGCCGTGCCTGAGTCAGTCCCCTTTTGGCTTTATCAAGGTCCAGTTCAGCCTGACGGATGGTTGCCTGGGGCTCATACTGGCTCTGGTCCAGTCTAAGTTGAGCTTCCTCCACAGCAAATTTCAGATCGATCAAGTTATTACGCGCCTGTCTTAACTCCAGCGCAGTATCTAATCTGGTCTGTGTATACTGCGACTCATTTTGCTGGAATTCATTTTGCAGATTTTTTATGCGGTCTGATAATTCGCTCTTGTCCAGTCTACCTATATACTGCCCCTTTTCTACAATAGTACCCTCATCTATCAGGTCATCTATCTTTACCTGCCATAGCCGTGCCATCCGCAGTCCATTAGGGCCTGTAATTCTTACGGAGTTCTTTGCCTCCAACTCGCCAGTAGTAGTTATGTCTATCCTGAACTCTCCCCGTTTTGCATTGACAATGAGCTCTTCTCGGTCTGTTGCTCCCTGCCTGCCATATGCAAGCCAGCCGAGTAAAACCAACACAAGAAGAGAAAGAGGAATAATCCAGCGTAAACGCTTCTTATTACCAGTAGAAAACTTAATCATGTGTGTAATTTATTTATCCGCCGCGGTCATACATCACTCATGGCCCTGCCGGGTAATGTTTTTTATACAAACGGGCAATTAGATCAGCGAACGGTAAATGCCTGTAAGGTATACGGGGACAGCATGTATCCCCCCTAAAATTACGTATATTTGGCCGGAATTATTTTCTATGAAGCGTCTAATTAGTTTTGTCA
It contains:
- a CDS encoding efflux RND transporter periplasmic adaptor subunit, whose translation is MIKFSTGNKKRLRWIIPLSLLVLVLLGWLAYGRQGATDREELIVNAKRGEFRIDITTTGELEAKNSVRITGPNGLRMARLWQVKIDDLIDEGTIVEKGQYIGRLDKSELSDRIKNLQNEFQQNESQYTQTRLDTALELRQARNNLIDLKFAVEEAQLRLDQSQYEPQATIRQAELDLDKAKRGLTQARRDYNLKREKAAAKMREAAAKLGETQNELTFLEKLESDFVITAPEPGMLIYHREFNGQKRAKGAVIGPWDPTVATLPDLTKMISKTYVNEVDIRKVKAGQKVKIGLDAFPEKQYSGMVSRVANVGEQRPNSDAKVFEVSVELMETDTTLRPAMTTSNVIITEVIPDAVYVPLETLHNQGDSLTYVYAKEGTRTIRKEVAIGKTNSNEAIILGGVEEGDAVFLSVPSGAEDASLVVLEGKDNPEKTAQTSSRE